From the Deinococcus gobiensis I-0 genome, the window CGACCCGAGGTTGTGCACCTGCTTGAACAGCGCCGTGTAGGCCGTACCGGTGGTCGCCGTCGCGGCAGCCGAGTTAGCGGCGTTCGTCGCCGAGGCCGAGACGCTGTTGACCAGGGCGCTCTGGGGCTGGGTGGCCCGCAGGGTCGGCGCAGTGGGGGCCGTGACCGTGACCTTGAACGTACGGGTGGCCGCCGTCCCTGTCGCCAGGGTTCCCACCGACCAGGTCAGGTTCTGCCCGTTCTGGGTGGTCGTCACCGCATTGCCGTTCTCGGTGACGGTGGGCGTCCCGACGTTGGCAGGCAGGACATCGGTCAGCGTCACACCCGTCGCCGCGACGCTTCCGTTGTTGGTGACCGTAACGGTGTAGGTGAGCACGGGCGGCACAGGCTCGGCCCCACCGACTGGACTGGGATACAGCGCGACCGTCCGGTCAACCGTCTTGGTCACGGTAAGCACAGGCCTGGCCGTGTCGGTCACGGTGGGATCGTTGGGCGCAGGCGTGTTGGGATCGTCGCTGAGCACGCTGGTCGTCGCCGCGCTGCCGGTCGAGTTGTCCGAGTAGGTGGCGGTGGCCTGGTTGCTGACGCTGGTCGTTCCCGCGTTGACCGTCACCCGGAAGGTCAGGGTCGCCTCTCGGTCGGTCGTGACCGTGGGGGTGCTGTCGGCCTGAAGAACGCCGTTGGCCGCTCCCGGGCTGCTGATGATCTTGGCCGTGGCAAAGGGCATGGCTCCGTTGTTGTCGGCCACGGCCACCGTGTTCAGCTTGGTGCTGCCTGCGACGTAGGTTGCACCTGCCGGAATGGGATCTTGCAGCGTCGTCTCGGCCGCGCTGATGTTGCCGCTGTTCCTGACGATGATGGTGTATTCGATGGTATCGCCCGGAAGGATCAGGCTGCCGGCACTGCCCGCGACTTTCGCCGCCGTCTTGGTCACGCCGATGATCGGATTCAGGGTGGGATAGCTGCAGCTGGCCAGGTCGGAGTTGCCCCGTAGCGTGTTGGAGGCGGCTGTTTGGGTAACCGTAAGGGCAGCCAAATTGACCGCGATGATCCGTCCACCGGCAGAACTCGCATAGATGGTCTGCCCAATAGCCGCATAACCGCCGTAGGTGTCAGTCCCGATATCTGTGTCGTTCAGGCGGCCCAGGAACAGGACACCGCCATTCGGGCGCACGAGGAAGGTATCGAGGTACGAGCCGTTGTTCCCGTTGTTCACGCTCAGGAACAGGTTACCGGCACTGTCGGCAAAGAAGTCGCCGCTTCCAGAAATGGTGACTGCAGGTGTTAGACCGGAACTGTCCGTATAGTTCAGGGTCGTCGGGCCCGAAATGGTATAGGGCGCCGTGGTTTGAAATCTCCAGATCTGGGTACCCACACTGAAATAACCGAGTCCGTTTGGATTAACCGTGGTCGGCTGCGTCACACCCAGCCGTAGAACACGGAGACTCCCGGTAGTCAGCCCACTGATGGGCACCGAGGCAACCCACTGGCCTGTCGTCACATCGTAGACTTTGAGGTTTCCGTCTTCTGCCGCGACGAACAGTTTAGTTCCGTCTGCACTGACCCCTAGAGCCGCATTGACATTCGCGCTATTGGCTCCAGGAGGCACGGTGGCGATCGTATTCCCCACCGTGCCATCCGGCGACAGAGTAGCGATCTTCTGGAATCCGTTGGTCGTGTCTCCCAGGAGGGCATAGAAGTTATTCGTGCAGGCCAGCGGCGGATTGGTGATCGTCACGTCTTCGCCCGTGCTGCTGCCGGAGGCGTAGTTGCTGCCGGCCACCGTGCCGCCAGCCGCATAGGTATCACCGGGCGAAATGGTCCCCGTAGCACTCGTGCGGGTCGGATCGGTATAGCTGACCGTCGCCGGGTTCTGGTAGGTGCCGGCGGCCGCCGAGTTCAGGTTCACCGTGAACGTGACGCTGAGACTGCCTCCCTGTGGCAGAGTAAAGCTGCTGGTCGCGCTGCCGAATAGGGCCGTGGTGGTCCCCGTACCCGTCGCGCTTGCCGGGCCGCTTGCACCCCCGTTATAGGTCGTAGCTGTGGTGGCGCTGTAGGTAAAAGGTGCAGGCAGCACATCAGACAGGGTCACGCCACTGGCCGTCCCCCCCGTATTGCTCACCGTGATGGTGTAAGACGCCGTCGTATTCGTGCCGGACACCCGCGAAGGGGTACTGGTCGTCTTGGTGACCGTCAGAGTGGGAAAGCAGGTCGCCGTGGCCGAAGCGCCGGGGACCTGGGACACGGTCGCCGTCAGGGCCTGCGTGCCCACACTCCCGGGCACCGCTCCGAAGGTACCACCCGAGGTCGTCCCGGCTGCGCCGCCCGCGACAGACACGGCAGGCCCACTGCTGGACAGCACCACGGCGCCGCCACCACCCCCACCCCCCGGGCCGTGCGGAGACCCGCCGCCCGTGTTGGTCCCGCCGGTTCCGCCGTTTGCCGTGACGTTCAAGGTGCCGGGCAGCGCGTTGGGCGAGACGATCATCACGCTGCCGCCTGCGCCGCCACCACCGGAGCCGTCGTTGACGACGGAATTGTTGGCGTTCGCACCACTGGCCGAAACCGTACCGGAACCGGACACTGTGCCGGCCCGGACCATCACGACGCCGCCGCCCGCCGCGCCGCTACTCGCCAGACCATTCGCCGGCGTGCCCGTCGCGTTGTTGGTCGTTCCCGCGCCGCCACCGCCCCCCAGCGTGAGCTGCGAGACCCCGATCGAGACGGCCGCGCCCCCGATCCCCCCTACGGGGCTCTGGGAACTCCAGGCGTTGCCCCCTTTACCGCCGGCACCGCCACCGGCGCCGCCGCCGCCGCCCGTGTTCTGATCGTTGGCGGCTGGGTTGCTGTCCGTCCCGCCGCCCCCCGCGTTACCCGGCGCACCCCGGGCAGAACTGCCCCCCGGATAACCTTCGGTCGTGGTATCGGTCTGCACCGTTGCCCCGTTGGCAAGGACATACTGGGGCGTTCCCGCGACCCCTTCACCCTTCTGGGCGTGGTAGTTGTTACTCGCCGCACTGGCATACGCAGTGCCCGATCCTCCCGTGCCACCGGACAGGCCCCGGCCCGCCCCACCCCGGAAACCCAGGCCGGTCGCCGTGACACTTCCCCCGTTCAGCCCCAGCGATCCTGCCACGTCGAAGGCCACCACACCGCCGACCGCGCCGTTCCAGGCCGGCGCCGTCACCGCCGAAGTCCCGAGGGTCGCGCTGCTGTACTGCGGAATCCGGATGACCTGAAACCGCTTGGCGCCGCTGGACGCGCTATAGGCCGAGTTGGCGTAGCTGTTGATCAGGCCACCGCTGTTGCCGTCACCACGGATGCTGACGCTGCCGTTACCGCTGGAGGCCGAGGTCGCCACGACATACTCGTACTTCCCGGCATTGACGGCAGTCGCGCCGGAACCACTGGTCCCGCCGCTGCCGTAAGCAGTGCTGTCGGTGGAGTTGATGGTCGCGTCCTGCATCTGCATGACCAGCAGCAGGTCGCCTGCCGTGATCTGGGTACTGGCTCCGGCACTGGCCCCCAGCGAGAGGGTGTTCGCGCCGGCCGGGGCATTGGCCGTCCCCGGATAGTAGGTGTTCACGACCCCGGTGAGATTGGTCCCCACGCCGTCTTTCCCCGGCGTGGCGCAGGTGATGGCCTGCCCCGCCGAGCCCAGCGTGACCAGTCCGGTCACCAGCCAGGCGCAGGACCGCCACGCGCCGATCTTTGCTTTGTTCACCATGACTGTCCTCATTTCTTGCGGCCCAGCGTCTCGTCCAGCGTCAGGTCCAGGCGCAGGTATGCCCCGGGCTTGGTGTAGGCCGCGCTGCTCGTCAGGCCGTCGAAGCCCTTGAAGTTGTAGCCGGCGGTGAGCCAGGTGCCGGGCAGGGCGCGGAAGCTGCCCTCCAGGCCCACGCCGTACTGGGTGGTCTGGCTGGCGGGCTGGCTCAGCACGCGGCCCCAGGCGCCCACGCCGAAGCGCTCGCCCAGGTAGGCCGTGCCGCCCAGCGACCCCTGCCAGGTGAAACTGCCCTGGTCGGCCAGCAGCGTGCGCGTTTCCAGGCCGCCGCGCAGCGCCCAGGTCGGCTCGCGGTACTCGGCGCTCAGGCCGGTGCTCAGCTCGGGCGCATTGCCCGCCAGGGTGCCCTGAAGGTACCGGGCGTAGCCCAGGCTGCTCAGGCGGTCGCCCCGGTAGGCGTAGCCCAGGCTCAGGCGCTGGCCGTCGCGGTCCTGACCGAATTCGGCCAGGGCGTCGGCGGTCAGCGTGAGCTGGTCACTGAGGCTGCCGGTGATCCCGGCGCGCACGACCACCCCGAACTCGCCGTCTCGGCGGGTCACGTCGGTGCCCAGCGCCGCGCTGACCCGGTCGGTCTTGTAGTTCAGGTCGGCCCCGGCCCCCAGCTCGGCCGTGCCGGTCGCCATGCCGTACAGCGCGCTGCCGCGCAGGCCCAGAGCCAGGCGGTCGTTCAGCGGCAGGGTGGTCGTCACGCCGAAGCGGGCGCGGTTGCCCGCACCGCTCGCGGTAGGCAGTTCGTACCCGGCGGCGTAGGTGGTGTTCCCCAGGGTGCTGTCCAGGGTCAGGGCCGCGACATGGCCCTCGCCCCAGGTCACCTTGTCGTTCAAGCCCAGGCTCACGTTGCGGCTCACCTTGAAGCGGGCGGTGATGTCGGTCGTGGTGTCCAGGTTGCCGCTCAGGGGCTGCGTGTGGACGATGTCCACGTCCACCGGTTCCTGGTGGTAGCCCACGCTCGCCACGGCCCCCAGGCCGTACTCGTCCCCGAAGGCGTAACGCGCCCCCAGGCCCACGCTGAAGGGCGCGAGGCGGTAGTCCGCGCGGGCCGTGACGCTGCCGCCGCGCGTGTGGTCAGCATTCTCGACATCGGCCACGCGGGGCAGCGGCACGTCACGGTACTGGGCGTCCACGACGGCGCTCAGGCGCGGGGTCAGGCGGCCGGTGTAGTTGCCGGTGACCTCCAGGCCGTCCGCGAACTTGCCCAGGCCCGCGTAGCCGGGCTGCTGGTAGCGCACGCGCGCGCTCAGGGCGTGGCCCTCGGCGGGGCTGGCGCTCACGCTGGCGCTCGCCTGCACACCGCC encodes:
- a CDS encoding beta strand repeat-containing protein, which gives rise to MVNKAKIGAWRSCAWLVTGLVTLGSAGQAITCATPGKDGVGTNLTGVVNTYYPGTANAPAGANTLSLGASAGASTQITAGDLLLVMQMQDATINSTDSTAYGSGGTSGSGATAVNAGKYEYVVATSASSGNGSVSIRGDGNSGGLINSYANSAYSASSGAKRFQVIRIPQYSSATLGTSAVTAPAWNGAVGGVVAFDVAGSLGLNGGSVTATGLGFRGGAGRGLSGGTGGSGTAYASAASNNYHAQKGEGVAGTPQYVLANGATVQTDTTTEGYPGGSSARGAPGNAGGGGTDSNPAANDQNTGGGGGAGGGAGGKGGNAWSSQSPVGGIGGAAVSIGVSQLTLGGGGGAGTTNNATGTPANGLASSGAAGGGVVMVRAGTVSGSGTVSASGANANNSVVNDGSGGGGAGGSVMIVSPNALPGTLNVTANGGTGGTNTGGGSPHGPGGGGGGGAVVLSSSGPAVSVAGGAAGTTSGGTFGAVPGSVGTQALTATVSQVPGASATATCFPTLTVTKTTSTPSRVSGTNTTASYTITVSNTGGTASGVTLSDVLPAPFTYSATTATTYNGGASGPASATGTGTTTALFGSATSSFTLPQGGSLSVTFTVNLNSAAAGTYQNPATVSYTDPTRTSATGTISPGDTYAAGGTVAGSNYASGSSTGEDVTITNPPLACTNNFYALLGDTTNGFQKIATLSPDGTVGNTIATVPPGANSANVNAALGVSADGTKLFVAAEDGNLKVYDVTTGQWVASVPISGLTTGSLRVLRLGVTQPTTVNPNGLGYFSVGTQIWRFQTTAPYTISGPTTLNYTDSSGLTPAVTISGSGDFFADSAGNLFLSVNNGNNGSYLDTFLVRPNGGVLFLGRLNDTDIGTDTYGGYAAIGQTIYASSAGGRIIAVNLAALTVTQTAASNTLRGNSDLASCSYPTLNPIIGVTKTAAKVAGSAGSLILPGDTIEYTIIVRNSGNISAAETTLQDPIPAGATYVAGSTKLNTVAVADNNGAMPFATAKIISSPGAANGVLQADSTPTVTTDREATLTFRVTVNAGTTSVSNQATATYSDNSTGSAATTSVLSDDPNTPAPNDPTVTDTARPVLTVTKTVDRTVALYPSPVGGAEPVPPVLTYTVTVTNNGSVAATGVTLTDVLPANVGTPTVTENGNAVTTTQNGQNLTWSVGTLATGTAATRTFKVTVTAPTAPTLRATQPQSALVNSVSASATNAANSAAATATTGTAYTALFKQVHNLGSSPAATPIPATSPAWSSTGTGLPQNVLEYCIDFTNYGSLPLNNYRIDDGVPANTTLVAGSLFVKQGNMQVTPSTAFTGATTSVSGNTVTATIGTLAINTTGSFCFRAKIN